In a genomic window of Deinococcus metalli:
- a CDS encoding RluA family pseudouridine synthase, producing MTPPSPPLTFTATPGRLDAVLSALSGQSRSQVAGWIAGGFVRVEGSLALKASVKLRGGETVSVDVPAPPDATVPPEDVPLDVLFEDEHLIAVNKPAGMVTHPAPGVTRGTLVNALLGRTTLPEQEGFDGPDGFRPGIVHRLDKDTSGVIVVAKTVQAHARLAAAFKNRDTRKTYLAIAAGTWKADAPVQVDVPIGRHPVQRQRMTVGGAGARDAQTLFTPLAAHRDGHGRTLALVRAQPRTGRTHQIRVHLLHLGSPLLGDPVYGRPSELMSRHALHAQFLDIPHPVTRDMLHLHAPAPDDLLEAWVALGGGVPAGLEEL from the coding sequence ATGACTCCGCCCTCTCCGCCGCTGACCTTCACGGCCACGCCGGGCCGACTGGACGCCGTGCTGTCGGCCCTGAGCGGACAGAGCCGCTCGCAGGTGGCCGGGTGGATCGCCGGGGGCTTCGTGCGGGTGGAGGGCAGCTTGGCCCTGAAGGCCAGCGTGAAACTGCGCGGCGGCGAGACCGTGAGCGTGGACGTGCCGGCCCCGCCCGACGCGACCGTCCCGCCCGAGGACGTGCCCCTGGACGTCCTGTTCGAGGACGAGCACCTGATCGCCGTGAACAAGCCGGCGGGCATGGTCACGCACCCGGCGCCGGGCGTGACGCGCGGCACGCTGGTGAACGCGCTGCTGGGCCGCACGACCCTGCCCGAACAGGAGGGCTTCGACGGCCCGGACGGCTTCCGGCCCGGCATCGTCCACCGGCTCGACAAGGACACCAGCGGCGTGATCGTGGTCGCCAAGACCGTGCAGGCGCACGCGCGGCTGGCCGCCGCCTTCAAGAACCGCGACACGCGCAAGACCTACCTGGCGATTGCCGCGGGCACGTGGAAGGCGGACGCGCCGGTGCAGGTGGACGTTCCCATCGGCCGGCACCCGGTGCAGCGCCAGCGCATGACCGTAGGCGGGGCGGGCGCGCGCGACGCGCAGACGCTGTTCACGCCCCTCGCCGCGCACCGGGACGGCCACGGCCGCACGCTGGCGCTGGTGCGCGCCCAGCCCCGCACCGGCCGCACGCACCAGATCCGCGTGCACCTGCTGCACCTCGGCTCGCCGCTGCTGGGCGACCCGGTGTACGGCCGCCCCAGCGAACTGATGTCCCGGCACGCGCTGCACGCGCAGTTCCTCGACATCCCGCACCCGGTCACACGCGACATGCTGCACCTGCACGCGCCCGCTCCGGACGACCTGCTGGAAGCGTGGGTGGCGCTGGGCGGCGGGGTGCCGGCGGGGCTGGAAGAGCTGTAA
- a CDS encoding RNA methyltransferase yields the protein MNLAVVLVSPKTPGNIGAAARAMLNMGAGDLRLVAPRCNPLDPQAIAMAVHAEDLLRSARVYATLREALADRDLSVGTSARVRADLPPGRHPATLRPLVRAAAAPALVFGPEETGLINSDLEQCQVTVRIPTGDYASLNLAQAVLLVCYEFLQGVEDAPPPGEAPTTLPAPGRKTATREDMEAMYGHLRETMQLIGYTDAVRARHTLRLWRAMLDRALMSPAESRLFRGFLRQVHWRVEQAAKAVPDAQSES from the coding sequence GTGAACCTCGCCGTCGTCCTCGTGTCTCCCAAAACCCCCGGCAACATCGGCGCGGCGGCGCGGGCCATGCTGAACATGGGGGCCGGTGACCTGCGCCTGGTCGCGCCCCGCTGCAATCCCCTGGACCCGCAGGCGATCGCCATGGCGGTCCACGCGGAGGACCTGCTGCGCTCGGCCCGCGTGTACGCCACGCTGCGCGAGGCGCTGGCCGACCGTGACCTGAGCGTGGGCACCAGCGCCCGCGTCCGCGCGGACCTGCCCCCGGGTCGGCACCCCGCCACACTGCGGCCCCTGGTGCGCGCCGCCGCCGCGCCCGCCCTGGTCTTCGGGCCGGAGGAGACCGGGCTGATCAACTCGGACCTCGAGCAGTGTCAGGTCACGGTGCGGATTCCCACCGGCGACTACGCTAGCCTGAACCTCGCGCAGGCCGTGCTGCTGGTGTGCTACGAGTTCCTGCAGGGCGTGGAGGACGCGCCGCCGCCTGGCGAGGCCCCGACCACCCTGCCCGCCCCGGGGCGCAAGACCGCCACCCGTGAGGACATGGAGGCCATGTACGGCCACCTGCGCGAGACCATGCAGCTGATCGGCTACACCGACGCCGTGCGCGCGCGGCACACCCTGCGCCTGTGGCGCGCCATGCTCGACCGCGCCCTGATGAGCCCCGCCGAGAGCCGGCTGTTCCGCGGGTTCCTGCGCCAGGTGCACTGGAGGGTCGAGCAGGCGGCGAAGGCCGTGCCGGACGCCCAGAGCGAGTCCTGA
- a CDS encoding M20/M25/M40 family metallo-hydrolase: protein MSANPSVINEPFLYDLLAQAAPSGFERRAADVWLREAATFARTSEDHYGNVYAELGPEDAPAILLTGHLDEIGVIVSHIGDQGFVHVMNLGGWDPQVLVGQRIRLLAPDGDMIGVIGKKAIHVMDDDDRRKASKLEDLWIDVGLGADEVRARLPIGTVGVIEQPTVKVGHRIVSRALDNRVGGFVVLEALRALKDTALHHRVVAVGTSQEEIGSYGSKVATARVRPIAGVAVDVTHETDQPGVKPEKYGVAPFGSGANLSVGAMTSPVIFRQMQAAAQKEGIPYSVSANPRLTYTDADTMILSGAGVPAAVVSIPNRYMHSPNEMVDARDVQACIDIIAAWVRGLEAEPDFTRRD, encoded by the coding sequence GTGAGCGCCAATCCTTCCGTCATCAATGAACCCTTTCTGTACGACCTGCTCGCCCAGGCCGCGCCCAGCGGTTTCGAGCGCCGCGCCGCCGACGTGTGGCTGCGCGAGGCGGCGACCTTCGCCCGCACCAGCGAGGACCACTACGGCAACGTGTACGCCGAACTCGGCCCCGAGGACGCGCCCGCCATCCTGCTCACCGGGCACCTGGACGAGATCGGCGTGATCGTCAGCCACATCGGTGACCAGGGCTTCGTGCACGTCATGAACCTGGGCGGCTGGGACCCGCAGGTGCTCGTCGGGCAGCGCATCCGCCTGCTCGCCCCGGACGGCGACATGATCGGCGTGATCGGCAAGAAGGCCATCCACGTGATGGACGACGACGACAGGCGCAAGGCCAGCAAACTCGAGGACCTGTGGATCGACGTGGGCCTGGGCGCCGATGAGGTCAGGGCGCGCCTTCCGATCGGCACGGTCGGCGTGATCGAGCAGCCCACCGTGAAGGTCGGCCACCGGATCGTCAGCCGCGCGCTGGACAACCGCGTGGGCGGCTTCGTGGTGCTGGAGGCGCTGCGCGCCCTGAAGGACACGGCCCTGCACCACCGCGTCGTGGCGGTCGGCACCAGCCAGGAGGAGATCGGATCGTACGGCAGCAAGGTGGCCACGGCCCGCGTCAGGCCCATCGCGGGCGTCGCGGTGGACGTCACGCACGAGACCGACCAGCCCGGCGTGAAGCCCGAGAAGTACGGCGTGGCGCCCTTCGGCAGCGGCGCGAACCTCAGCGTGGGCGCCATGACCAGCCCGGTGATCTTCCGGCAGATGCAGGCCGCCGCGCAGAAGGAAGGCATTCCCTACAGCGTGAGCGCCAACCCCCGCCTGACGTACACCGACGCCGACACCATGATCCTGTCGGGCGCGGGCGTGCCGGCCGCCGTGGTCAGCATTCCCAACCGCTACATGCACAGCCCGAACGAGATGGTGGACGCCCGCGACGTGCAGGCCTGCATCGACATCATCGCGGCGTGGGTCAGGGGTCTGGAGGCGGAGCCGGACTTCACCCGCCGGGACTGA
- a CDS encoding PulJ/GspJ family protein has product MKTAQGMTLIEVLIGIAIFAVVVVISSAVTASLSTNKVSADRLAANQAAQAFFESVTEYWRTSTAFGNADPAASPTPFPVPAEINGYNWSLTISDIDMTSATFAPKTSVTWTKSSKTAYTASASATLMDLSLTYTPTASGSSFVNGTEIYKR; this is encoded by the coding sequence ATGAAAACGGCCCAGGGCATGACCCTTATCGAAGTGCTCATCGGCATCGCCATCTTCGCCGTGGTCGTCGTGATCTCGTCTGCCGTCACCGCGTCCCTGTCTACCAACAAGGTCTCGGCCGACCGTCTGGCGGCCAATCAGGCGGCACAGGCGTTTTTCGAGTCCGTGACCGAATACTGGCGCACCTCCACTGCCTTCGGCAACGCCGACCCCGCCGCCTCGCCCACACCGTTCCCGGTACCTGCAGAGATCAATGGCTACAACTGGAGCCTGACCATTTCGGATATCGACATGACCTCGGCGACCTTCGCCCCGAAGACGTCGGTGACGTGGACCAAATCGTCGAAGACGGCTTACACGGCCTCGGCGTCGGCCACCCTGATGGACCTGTCTCTGACATACACGCCCACGGCAAGCGGATCGAGTTTCGTCAACGGAACGGAGATCTACAAGCGATGA
- a CDS encoding prepilin-type N-terminal cleavage/methylation domain-containing protein gives MKASGFTLIELLIVAVLATMILLVASQLLLNTNKISTSSVATSGGINHVQQGANVLADDVRRALYIVAPGATPYLSTVAVGVPTSGSPAVTKAGADVLAMYTAKSVGTRCTASGEDYEYVVYYLATRSSATSGSEWSTVPADQLNASQKVLMQFSACVNVLDPATAVTSKERLRVVSDYLGAGSFVYKASATLKYRQVTISLTPSQNIPGKTVTAGAIVTIATARNIY, from the coding sequence ATGAAGGCCAGCGGCTTCACGTTGATCGAACTGCTGATCGTGGCGGTGCTGGCCACCATGATCCTGCTGGTTGCCTCTCAGCTGCTGCTGAACACCAACAAGATCTCCACCTCCTCCGTGGCGACTTCCGGGGGTATCAATCACGTCCAGCAGGGCGCCAACGTGCTCGCCGACGACGTGCGCCGCGCCCTGTACATCGTCGCCCCCGGCGCCACCCCATACCTCAGCACCGTCGCCGTCGGCGTGCCGACCAGCGGCTCGCCGGCCGTGACCAAGGCGGGAGCGGACGTGCTGGCCATGTACACGGCCAAGTCCGTTGGCACGCGCTGTACGGCGTCGGGAGAGGACTACGAGTACGTGGTCTATTACCTGGCGACCCGGAGCAGTGCCACTAGCGGGTCTGAGTGGTCGACCGTGCCCGCCGATCAGCTCAACGCCAGCCAGAAGGTGCTGATGCAGTTCAGCGCGTGCGTGAACGTCCTGGACCCCGCCACAGCCGTGACCAGTAAGGAACGGCTGCGCGTCGTCAGTGACTACCTCGGTGCCGGGTCGTTCGTGTACAAGGCGTCCGCCACCCTCAAGTACCGTCAGGTCACCATCTCGCTCACGCCGTCGCAGAACATTCCGGGGAAGACAGTGACCGCGGGAGCCATCGTCACGATTGCCACAGCACGGAACATCTACTGA
- a CDS encoding AAA family ATPase → MSTPPRVLITGMSGTGKSSVLEALRSRGCEVVETDVDGWSVWGALPGSADEGWLWDGDRMAELLARPRPRPLVVSGCVANQGRFYPHFEKVVLLSAPAEVILARVAARTTNPYGKSAEEQAEIIANLREVEPLLRRGADVEFDTSRMTVAEVADTLLALIGTTG, encoded by the coding sequence GTGAGCACCCCGCCGCGCGTGCTGATCACCGGCATGTCCGGCACCGGCAAGTCCTCGGTGCTGGAGGCGCTGCGCTCACGCGGGTGCGAGGTCGTCGAGACGGATGTGGACGGCTGGAGCGTGTGGGGCGCGCTGCCTGGCTCGGCAGACGAGGGCTGGCTGTGGGACGGGGATCGCATGGCCGAACTGCTGGCCCGCCCGCGCCCCCGGCCGCTGGTCGTGAGCGGCTGCGTGGCAAACCAGGGCAGGTTCTACCCGCACTTCGAGAAGGTCGTGCTGCTGAGCGCTCCGGCGGAGGTGATCCTGGCGCGAGTGGCGGCCAGAACCACCAATCCGTATGGCAAGTCGGCCGAGGAGCAGGCGGAGATCATCGCCAATCTGCGCGAGGTGGAGCCGCTGCTGCGCCGGGGGGCCGACGTGGAGTTCGACACCTCGCGGATGACAGTGGCCGAGGTGGCGGACACCCTGCTGGCGTTGATCGGCACGACGGGATAA
- a CDS encoding GAF domain-containing sensor histidine kinase, with protein MQVPVSLPTPSRPPTAPPRVRLSDRVRLVRNVLPPLIILVVALVEFMISRLPNTQAELWAHLLFYGLVGPAVTYFSVEWIAEGTRARERAERELRDLYGQLSTSHARLQAVQELMRDLGGAPDMGAVLEVAARGAVRVTGATHATLSLPGGLGGSARGDTLLSAPSAALHPLAVRLPGGGELLLHFETPPSADALALAQALAAEVTTGIEAARQRTLDLMTLYSVDQSIRAERNMRRLLARITRTMAERVGADARAAYLSDQDGVLRLEYAQDRLGEAPGGMPAPAFAAHVAASMLPLITDGPAAGEVFPGVRSVLGLSMRDEDGLVGVLVFGHHDAGAFDDARLPLLALMAGQATLAVRNARAYLYSEELAIGDERARIAREIHDGVAQSLAFAALKLDVVARQLHTDPVQAEAEVKGASALLREQIREVRRSIFALRPIDLERYGLLETARRYVLDFGEQNGVRASLDVSGEIHLSPGDEAVIFRILQESLNNVAKHARAREVSVTLRGGARVTLRVQDDGQGFDPEQVSGRVSSAGGLGLMQMRERIEARGGQYRILSAPGHGTVIEAEMPQG; from the coding sequence ATGCAGGTTCCCGTGTCCCTTCCCACGCCGTCCCGTCCGCCCACCGCGCCGCCGCGCGTGCGGCTGTCGGACCGTGTGCGGCTGGTCCGCAACGTCCTGCCGCCGCTGATCATCCTGGTGGTGGCCCTGGTCGAGTTCATGATCTCGCGGCTGCCCAACACGCAGGCCGAGCTGTGGGCACACCTGCTGTTCTACGGCCTGGTCGGCCCGGCCGTGACGTACTTCAGCGTGGAGTGGATCGCCGAGGGCACCCGCGCCCGCGAGCGCGCCGAGCGGGAACTGCGCGACCTGTACGGTCAGCTGAGCACGTCGCATGCGCGCCTTCAGGCGGTGCAGGAACTCATGCGCGACCTGGGCGGCGCGCCGGACATGGGCGCGGTGCTGGAAGTCGCCGCGCGCGGCGCGGTGCGCGTCACGGGGGCCACGCACGCCACCCTGAGCCTGCCCGGCGGCCTGGGCGGCAGCGCGCGGGGCGACACGCTGCTGTCCGCGCCCAGCGCTGCCCTGCACCCCCTGGCCGTCCGCCTGCCCGGGGGCGGCGAACTGCTGCTGCACTTCGAGACGCCGCCCAGCGCCGACGCGCTGGCCCTGGCGCAGGCGCTGGCAGCCGAGGTCACGACCGGCATCGAGGCCGCGCGGCAGCGCACCCTGGACCTGATGACGCTGTACTCGGTGGACCAGAGCATCCGCGCGGAACGCAACATGCGCCGCCTGCTGGCCCGCATCACCCGCACCATGGCCGAGCGCGTCGGGGCGGACGCCCGCGCCGCGTACCTCAGCGATCAGGACGGCGTGTTGCGGCTGGAATACGCGCAGGACCGGCTGGGCGAGGCGCCCGGCGGCATGCCCGCGCCCGCCTTTGCGGCCCACGTCGCCGCGTCCATGCTGCCGCTGATCACCGATGGTCCGGCCGCCGGCGAGGTCTTCCCGGGCGTGCGCAGCGTGCTGGGCCTGTCCATGCGCGACGAGGACGGCCTGGTGGGGGTGCTGGTCTTCGGTCACCACGATGCCGGAGCCTTCGACGACGCGCGGCTGCCGCTGCTGGCCCTGATGGCCGGCCAGGCCACGCTGGCGGTCCGCAACGCCCGCGCGTACCTGTACTCCGAGGAACTCGCCATCGGGGACGAGCGCGCCCGGATTGCGCGCGAGATCCACGACGGCGTGGCGCAGTCGCTGGCCTTCGCCGCCCTGAAGCTGGACGTGGTGGCCCGGCAGCTCCACACCGATCCCGTGCAGGCCGAGGCCGAGGTGAAGGGCGCCAGCGCCCTGCTGCGCGAGCAGATCCGCGAGGTGCGGCGCAGCATCTTCGCGCTGCGGCCCATCGATCTGGAACGCTACGGCCTGCTGGAGACCGCGCGGCGCTACGTGCTGGACTTCGGTGAGCAGAACGGCGTGCGCGCCTCGCTGGACGTCAGCGGCGAGATTCACCTGTCGCCCGGCGACGAGGCCGTGATCTTCCGCATCCTGCAAGAGAGCCTGAACAACGTCGCCAAGCACGCCCGCGCCCGTGAGGTCAGCGTGACGCTGCGCGGCGGGGCGCGCGTGACGCTGCGCGTGCAGGACGACGGCCAGGGCTTCGACCCCGAACAGGTGAGCGGCCGGGTCAGCTCGGCCGGCGGGCTGGGCCTGATGCAGATGCGCGAGCGCATCGAGGCGCGCGGCGGGCAGTACCGCATCCTGTCTGCGCCCGGCCACGGCACGGTCATCGAGGCCGAGATGCCCCAGGGCTGA
- a CDS encoding DUF6194 family protein yields the protein MDHTQLLDSLRHLYPDAEFLERAGTVFVMYDPDHRLTPEWRRPFVTVVPDDAHDHASNLGREGVYRLNVELSADAYRERFGPHPRAGADGLVHTGHDFTALDVVMPHPVYAPMSWACVLCPSAATVEALRPLLVEAYTRAVRRHAQEGRPGGAAGTLPG from the coding sequence ATGGATCACACCCAACTGCTGGACTCCCTCCGCCACCTCTACCCGGACGCCGAGTTTCTGGAGCGCGCCGGCACCGTGTTCGTGATGTACGACCCGGATCATCGCCTGACGCCCGAGTGGCGGCGGCCCTTCGTGACGGTGGTGCCGGACGACGCGCACGACCACGCCTCGAACCTGGGGCGGGAGGGCGTGTACCGCCTGAACGTGGAACTCAGCGCGGACGCCTACCGCGAGCGGTTCGGGCCGCATCCGCGCGCCGGAGCGGACGGTCTGGTGCACACCGGGCACGACTTCACGGCGCTGGACGTGGTGATGCCCCACCCGGTCTATGCGCCGATGTCGTGGGCGTGCGTGCTGTGCCCCAGCGCCGCGACCGTGGAGGCCCTGCGCCCCCTGCTGGTCGAGGCGTACACCCGGGCCGTGCGGCGGCACGCACAGGAGGGCAGACCGGGCGGAGCAGCGGGTACACTGCCCGGATGA
- the dusA gene encoding tRNA dihydrouridine(20/20a) synthase DusA, giving the protein MAPSSLPPHTLSVAPMMDWTDRHCRAFHRTLTRRALLYTEMVTTGAIIHGDRERHLGFGAAEHPVALQLGGSDAPALAECARIAQDWGYDEVNLNCGCPSDRVSSGSFGACLMGTPDVVARAVEAMRSATTLPVTVKHRIGIDDLDSYDHLTAFVRTVADAGCGTFIVHARKAWLSGLSPKQNREIPPLRHDVVQQLKADFPHLTVVLNGGVLSLDAAQDALGWADGVMIGRAAYQEPFILARADQDIFGEDTAPVTRRDAIEAFMPYVAAQLERGQPLPRMMKHTLGLFAGQPGARHWKRTLSEQGHRPGAGLDVVREALAGVPDSVLDARSGVGEVQPV; this is encoded by the coding sequence ATGGCGCCGTCTTCCCTGCCCCCACACACCCTGTCCGTCGCGCCGATGATGGACTGGACGGATCGGCACTGCCGCGCGTTCCACCGCACGCTGACCCGCCGGGCGCTGCTATACACGGAGATGGTCACGACCGGCGCCATCATCCACGGCGACCGCGAGCGGCACCTGGGCTTCGGGGCCGCGGAACACCCCGTGGCCCTGCAACTCGGCGGCAGCGACGCACCCGCGCTGGCCGAGTGCGCCCGCATCGCTCAGGACTGGGGCTACGACGAGGTGAACCTGAACTGCGGCTGTCCGTCGGACCGGGTGAGCAGCGGCTCCTTCGGCGCGTGCCTGATGGGCACGCCGGACGTGGTGGCCCGCGCGGTCGAGGCGATGCGGAGCGCGACCACGCTGCCCGTCACGGTCAAGCACCGCATCGGTATCGACGACCTGGACAGCTACGACCACCTGACGGCCTTCGTGCGGACGGTCGCGGACGCGGGCTGCGGGACCTTCATCGTGCATGCGCGTAAGGCATGGCTGTCGGGCCTGTCGCCCAAGCAGAACCGCGAGATCCCGCCGCTGCGCCACGACGTGGTGCAGCAGCTGAAGGCCGATTTCCCGCACCTGACGGTCGTGCTCAACGGCGGCGTCCTGAGCCTGGACGCCGCCCAGGACGCGCTGGGGTGGGCAGACGGCGTGATGATCGGCCGCGCCGCTTACCAGGAGCCGTTCATCCTGGCACGTGCCGATCAGGACATCTTTGGCGAGGACACGGCGCCGGTCACGCGGCGGGACGCCATCGAGGCCTTCATGCCGTACGTGGCTGCTCAGCTGGAGCGCGGCCAGCCCCTGCCCAGGATGATGAAACACACCCTGGGCCTGTTCGCCGGTCAGCCCGGCGCGCGGCACTGGAAACGCACCCTCAGCGAGCAGGGACACCGGCCCGGCGCCGGCCTGGATGTCGTGCGCGAGGCCCTGGCGGGCGTGCCGGACAGCGTGCTGGACGCCCGGTCCGGTGTGGGTGAAGTGCAGCCCGTGTAG
- the apaG gene encoding Co2+/Mg2+ efflux protein ApaG, protein MSRPPPPDSAGPDIAVGVEVQHLPAHSRPDRQLFTYVITVHNRSDQTWQLLARHWEIEDATGRVTVVDGEGVVGEQPVLPPGGSFTYDSFVTLEATPGRMHGHYVVQDAWGVRAQVPIAAFVLDVPRERVLN, encoded by the coding sequence ATGAGTCGTCCGCCCCCTCCGGACAGCGCCGGGCCGGACATTGCCGTGGGTGTCGAGGTGCAGCACCTGCCGGCGCACAGCCGTCCAGACCGGCAGCTGTTCACGTACGTGATCACCGTCCACAACCGCAGCGACCAGACGTGGCAACTGCTCGCCCGGCACTGGGAGATCGAGGACGCCACGGGCCGCGTGACGGTCGTGGACGGCGAGGGCGTGGTGGGCGAGCAGCCGGTGCTGCCGCCGGGCGGGTCGTTCACGTACGACTCGTTCGTGACGCTGGAGGCCACCCCGGGCCGTATGCACGGCCATTACGTCGTGCAGGACGCGTGGGGCGTGCGGGCACAGGTGCCCATCGCGGCCTTCGTGCTAGACGTGCCGCGCGAGCGCGTCCTGAACTGA
- a CDS encoding glycogen synthase produces the protein MQVVHVGSEVFPYSRSGGLGDVLGALPAEQARLGAQVSVVSPWYEGLAGTPALIWEGPLPEVSGALGNPQVRVGELLDGGVRYLFVGMGVFDRPGLYHDDDVWRYSLFGRAVLPALRAVGVVPDVLHGHDWQAGLVVAYAHLAGIRTVFSVHNLQYQGRWNLAEASRWTGLPDWTLGPDALEFHGDVSLMKGGLTFADHVTTVSPTYALEITTPQYGEGLDGLLVRLTREGRVSGIINGLDQERWNPRTDPDVPAFADAVGKAAATATLREEFGLDGAPILATVSRLADQKGIDLLVEALPELVRDWNVVVLGGGDPLLTGALIGWSQHARVAFRQGLNEALAHRIYAGADAFAMPSRFEPCGLSQMIAMRYGTLPVVRETGGLVDTVPHDIGFRFQDATPAALLGACREATAEYGRPDAWAARIGRAMQLDFSWAGPAGEYLDLYGRVLRE, from the coding sequence ATGCAAGTTGTACACGTGGGCTCGGAGGTCTTTCCCTACTCGAGGTCCGGCGGGCTGGGTGACGTCCTGGGCGCGCTGCCGGCCGAGCAGGCGCGGCTGGGGGCGCAGGTGAGCGTGGTGTCGCCGTGGTATGAGGGACTGGCAGGCACACCGGCCCTGATCTGGGAGGGGCCGCTGCCGGAGGTCTCCGGCGCGCTCGGAAATCCGCAGGTGCGCGTGGGCGAGCTGCTTGACGGGGGCGTGCGGTACCTGTTCGTGGGCATGGGCGTGTTCGACCGCCCCGGCCTGTACCACGACGATGACGTCTGGCGGTACTCGCTGTTCGGGCGGGCGGTGCTGCCGGCGCTGCGCGCGGTGGGGGTGGTGCCGGACGTGCTGCACGGGCACGACTGGCAGGCGGGCCTGGTGGTCGCGTACGCGCACCTGGCCGGGATCCGCACGGTGTTCTCGGTGCACAACCTGCAGTACCAGGGCCGCTGGAATCTCGCGGAGGCGTCGCGGTGGACGGGCCTGCCGGACTGGACGCTGGGGCCGGACGCGCTGGAGTTTCACGGCGACGTGAGCCTGATGAAGGGCGGCCTGACCTTTGCGGATCACGTGACGACCGTGAGCCCCACCTACGCGCTGGAGATCACCACGCCGCAGTACGGCGAGGGCCTGGACGGCCTGCTGGTGCGCCTGACCCGCGAGGGGCGCGTGAGCGGCATCATCAACGGTCTGGACCAGGAGCGCTGGAACCCGCGGACCGATCCGGATGTCCCGGCCTTCGCGGACGCGGTGGGCAAGGCGGCGGCCACCGCAACCCTGCGGGAGGAGTTCGGTCTGGACGGCGCGCCGATCCTGGCGACCGTGAGCCGTCTGGCCGACCAGAAGGGGATTGACCTGCTGGTGGAGGCGCTGCCGGAGCTGGTCAGGGACTGGAACGTGGTCGTGCTGGGCGGCGGCGATCCGCTGCTGACCGGTGCGCTGATCGGGTGGTCGCAGCACGCGCGCGTGGCCTTCCGGCAGGGCCTGAACGAGGCCCTCGCGCACCGCATCTACGCCGGGGCGGACGCCTTCGCGATGCCCAGCCGCTTCGAGCCGTGCGGGCTGTCGCAGATGATCGCCATGCGCTACGGCACCCTGCCGGTCGTGCGCGAGACCGGCGGTCTGGTCGATACCGTCCCGCATGACATCGGCTTCCGCTTTCAGGACGCCACGCCGGCCGCGCTGCTGGGCGCGTGCCGCGAGGCCACCGCGGAGTACGGCCGTCCGGACGCGTGGGCCGCGCGGATCGGGCGGGCCATGCAGCTGGATTTCAGCTGGGCGGGGCCGGCCGGAGAGTACCTCGACCTGTACGGCCGAGTGCTCCGTGAGTGA